GCACGGGACGCCGATGGTGCAGGGAATCACCTTGCTGAGTGCAGGAATCTTCTGCTCGGCGTAATGATAGATGGAAATACTGCCGCCGATCAGACTGAGGGGAAGCACGTACGGAATGATCCGCTTGTCCGCCCGGTAGGTCGCGATCCCCAGCAGGAACAGCTGCGGGTACATGAAGATCCGCTGGAACCAGCAGAGCTTGCAGGGCTCATAGTGCAGCACCTCACTGAGATACAGGCTTCCCGCTACAGCCACTACACAGACGAACCAGGCCAGATAGAGACAATTGCGGCGGCAGAAGGCGGAGAAG
This region of Paenibacillus sp. FSL K6-1096 genomic DNA includes:
- a CDS encoding disulfide oxidoreductase; translated protein: MTGFSAFCRRNCLYLAWFVCVVAVAGSLYLSEVLHYEPCKLCWFQRIFMYPQLFLLGIATYRADKRIIPYVLPLSLIGGSISIYHYAEQKIPALSKVIPCTIGVPCNKDYLNWFGFITVPLLALIAFALIAVLLWTGREEETAE